The DNA window TTTTTTGCGGCTTCACTAGCAATATTCAGGTGGTCAGTCTGTACTACTAGTAAAGCCTCCCAGGCTAGATTAACTACCATGGCGGCTTTTCACTTTCTCCAACTTTACCTTCAATTGAATTAAGGTCACGCAATTGCAACTTAATTCAACACATCAGTTAGTAACagtttttcttgaattattcCCTCAATTGTACAGAAGATGCTTTTATTTGAACTGTCTTAATTTCTTACCATTtgtttttatattgtatttatacttCAAGAAGTCACCGAGGCAATAATATGCTTACAGACAAACTAATGGCATACAAAATGTGTCATGTTGTTGGTTTTAAGTCTGTCTCATCAATTTCCTGAATACTGAATTATGTTACTTAACCAGCTGCCACTTCATCTGGAGATTTCCAAGAGGTTGAAGGGGAAAccgaagaaagaagaagagctAGATTGGAACGCCATCAACGAACTCAGGAGCGTGCGGTATGCCCCCTGGCACTTGTGTCTTTCCTCTCATGTTCGGATTGTCAGGGCAAATTTCTGTTTACAGCCTTTTAGCATGTATTACATAGTTGATTCTTTAGAAAGatatatgatttatgatatttattttctcaGGCCAAAGCTTTGGCTGAAAAGAACCAACGTGACCTTCAAGTTCAGATGGAGCAGCAGGAAAGACACGTAAGTACTGTTTTATGAAACAGCTTGCAAAAGTACTTGTACATTATTGTGTGCTTGTTGCAATTAGTGGAATACTCAAAAAACAATGCCTAAAATTTTCTTTGTATTCCACTTTTACATTCCTATATCGAATTACAGAGTTATAAAACAATCATGTTGTTGCGGTGCTGTTTAGATGATCATTTTTAAAGCGTATTTTCGAACTTTGATTGGAAagattttctttcttcaaatcTTACCTAAACTTTGGGATCTTGTTTAAAGATGCAGATTTGAACTAGCTATGTCAGATATCAATAGgatcactttcttctttttggtgCTGGATGAATCATGTTAAGTTTAAACTAAGATAATGACTCCTTAAGGCCTTGCCTTGTGCTTCATGATGCTATCCTAAAATTTGTGGTGTCTttcatcctttttctttttgctcTCTCTTCTATGCTATGTCCTTGCTatgatttttactattttatcaatGTAATATAGTTGCTTGCTTTTTGTTACAGAGAATATCTGAGACCCTAGATATTGAAATCAAGCGATGGGCTGCTGGGAAAGAAGGAAATCTTCGTGCATTGCTATCAACTATGCAATATGTATGTTCCGTTTTATGTTCGCTTATATGAGGAGATTAGTTGTACCCCAGAACTGTTAGATTTCACTTAACACACACCTGGTTATTAACATGAGAGAGGAGAAAATTTGAAAGGAGTTTTTTTCTTTGAGCAGAAATTGCCAAACAAATGACACGTACATCCTATCCATTTTGCTATCTCTGTATTTACTTGGTTGCTAATCatagtcattttttttccttttgtgggGTTGGGATGTGGGTGTGTGTTGGGGGGTTGTTGCCCTTCTACCTGTTCACACCTTGAAAAGAACTGGtgttaaaagtaaaaaaaataccaaGTACATACACATACACAGGAAGCCATCATATCAGATAACAGATTTTTCTTCCAACCATAGAAATTTATGCACCAAAAGATACACATGAATTGAAGATCTATAGAGACCAACATAACTTGGATCTTAGAACAATCATTACTCTTTTGATAGACattcacaaataaattatttatgaatGGGAAAACCTATAATTTCTGAAACATTTGATTGTCTGTGCTTCTAATAGTATGGTCttgataaaaatatcaaattgacTTGTTTCATAGGTGCTTTGGCCTGAATGCGGTTGGCAGCCTGTTTCTTTGACGGATTTAATTACTGGTGCTTCTGTAAAAAAGGTGTATAGAAAAGCAACATTGTGTATCCATCCCGATAAAGTGCAGCAGAAAGGTGCCACCCTTCAACAGAAATATGTTGCTGAGAAGGTGTTTGACATGCTCAAGGTACTTTTATCGCTGACCAACATGACAGTGCATTACAAATTTGGTTCTTCACTAACATGCCCTTCACATTTCTTGTTCATCTGAGGTTTTTTACTCCTTTATCACGAGACATTAATAATCAATTAGTCTGTGGTTATGGGCTGGGTAGACCCATCAAGTCCTAAATACCCAACAATCCCACTTTTTTCCCTGGTATGTTGCTTTTCAAGCCATGGGTCAAGGGTTCTGAACTTTATGAAGCCTCTTAAAAACAGATGTCGGGTTCTTATGCAGCCTAATGACAAGTTTCATTTCTTGGTGTCTTTCCTTTTGCCTTATCAGAATTGTCATTGAAAGATCCTTTAGTTGTCACTgcttatttcactttttatacTCAATGTTGTGCTCTTTATTAAGTTCTATATCTTGCAATAGGAAGCATGGAACAAATTCAATTCAGAGGAGCTTTTCTAGATGCTGCGCCCATTCATTAGCTTTGAGCTCCTTCAGACTTTTTGATAGAAGAGGTAGGAACAGTTGTTTCAAAGCAGTGCTCTTGGTGACTCTGTTATAATCTTCTGTCATCATGTGGCATGCTGGACCGGTGAAATGGGCCTTTGTAGCAGTGATGGTTAAGTGCAATATATTACTCTGTTGCTGTAAATTAATGTCAGTGCCAAAGACATTTATGGTGAATGGTTCTTGAATTGACTGGTTTCTGGGAAAAATGTCGGGCATTTTTCATTGTGTGCAGCACGAAAGGAGCATTGTATGATTGAGTTGTGAAGTTATACAAAATGTATTTTCCCTATTCATTTTATCTCTAAAGTCTTTTGTTTTCTGCATGAGAAGAACATATCTCTCTTGCATCATTTTTTGAACTGATGTTGTATTGAGTAAATCAGAATGATATTTTTGCACGATGTGAATAGGTGAATTTTAGTTAGTAGTACCATGTGATGCTAGTGTTTTATCTCTGCAGTTGAGTTAGTCACTGATTTTGGACTGTCGTTTGCGTTATACTTAATGCCACATGCTGCTTATGGGAAGTAAAATTCCTTTTCCATGAAATTTTGCTCAATGTTTTAGCCAAAATTAGGTAAGAGTTTGAAAATTATTCCTACAATAATTGACGAAGACCAAATTTCTGTTTTACATCTTGcgttaatttttcttttcaaacaaGGATCAAACATGAATAAGTCTATTATGATTCGATTAAAAAcgaattcaaataaattttttcaatGATTTACGTCTGCCTATTAGGAGAACACAAGTTAAAAGTTTCAATTCATTTGATTAAGGTCCTGCAAAGAGAAATAATAAAACTTGACGGGTTCTCCTTGAAAATTCTTGAAAAGTTGGGGGATGAAAGTTGAAATTGTAGAGTATGTTCACTCTACCTGAAGCGCGTGAATCATTCAATCAAAACCCTCAGCATGGACTCATCCTACGTTCTCTGATGCGTAGCTGAGAAATATCGCCGGAAGTTCACAGGAAATAAGTGGCGGCGGTGCGTGGCTCTTGTTGGATACCAAGCGGAGATAAGATGCCGGAACATCCGTCTGCAGACTCATCAGCCACCGACAACACCGTAACCGTCAAGCGTTATGCTCCTCCCAATCAGCGGTATCAGAATAATCTTATCATACGAATCGCTCTTTCTAAATCTGGACATATTTCATTGAATTTCTGAATTTGGATGTgttttattgaattgatttaaTGTGATATTGTCCTTTGTATCAGGAATCGTTCACTCGGCAGGCGAAAATCTGGAGGAGGTAACTAGTTTTGATAAAGCTAGACTATGTTAATTAATTGAGATTATGTTAAGCTTAATGCCTTAAATTTGCAAGGAATGTACTGTTATCACCAAGGCTAATCTCACTTAAATGATAAACACAAGTAAGCTAATAAAATCTGATTGTGTAATTAAATGGTGATCCGTGATCATACATACTAAAATCTGATTGTGTAAGTATCATACATCAGATCTTGCCTGTGTCGATTGCTCCAAGTTTGAAAGTGGGAAGTCTGGAAGCTGCGATGAAAGTTGAATTTCCGTGAGATGAGCTAACTCTAGTTGGAAATGAGAGTTGTAAGATTGTTTCCGTACTAGCTGCCAATCAGTGGAAGCTATCGTTTTGATCTTTTAAGCTAGTGTTATAAAGTTGATCACTTCAATGTAACTCCAAATATGTGgctcttattattattgtagCATCAACAAAGTATGCATCTCAGTACAACTGctaatttttagaaaatgaaGCAGTTTTCTTTTTTCGGTTTTGCTACGGACGCCTTCTATTGGATTTTATAAGTTTTTCTCTAGGGACACTCTGGTATCACGTGTCTTTAGCTGTGATCAACTAGTAGAATTGACCCTTCTTTAAGGTTATACATGGTAGATAACTACAAACTAAGCCAATGTCCAACCCCTGAGAAAACACAGGGGAGGGTAAATACTTCCTAGAATCTGAGTTGACCTATTGACATAGAATAAAATCTTTGAAGTGTGTGATACTCTCAACTGGTCGATTAGTTTTATGTGAGGTATGTTTCGAAGAAATAGATAACTTGTGTTCTTCGCCTATGGATTTTTGGCTGGATTTAGTCTTCTATACTAGGAATCTAGATCGACCTTTCTCTAATGGTTTAGTTTACAGATCGACTTGAAAGAGCTAGCAGCTATGCTAGTGATGGAGAGAAGAACCAAATGAGTGCAGCTAAGTCTGTATCTGATGCTGGCGTCAATCGAGTGAATGAGTATCCTCCAACAAAGTTAATACCGCTACAAGGATGTTGTACAAGCGAAGCTTTTCAGCTACTGAATGACCGtatgtttttttaatcaaatcatGAGCTCCTAATATTATCAATTCCGTTATCTATTTAATCACTTCTATCTCAATTACATTGTCATACCTTCCATATCCTTTACAGTTCTCCCATATTATGATAATAATTAGGTTACCAGCTTCCAGTCTTTTGCATTAACATTGTATGATACCTCTAGTTACTATGATAAAAAAGTCACAAGTGAGAATGATGATGAagcttcatctttttttttcctaaggTTGGGCGGCTGCTCTGAATGCTCACAATAATTTATCAGAAGATTCTCGTGGTAAGTTAAAGGGTGCCTCTCTACTAATCAATTGCTCTGATTTCTTACTTGAGTTGCTATGTAGAGAAGTTGTTTGGGATACTTTTTTGCCACGTTTCACATTTCAATTTGTGTTGGAAATGTATATTTTGTGAACATATATATTCACTGCATCATTCATCTATTCTGGTGCTTCTTTTGAAGGTAACATCATATATTCTTTTGGATGGTATGTTGAACAGTTCTAAGCCTGGAATGTGTCTGagtttttgttttgtatcatATCATCCACCTCCTGGTTATCCTGAGACCTAAATGCTCACACTtctaataaaagtaataaaattgaCCCTCATtcatctcaaaaagaaaaaatgttaaaaacttCTAAGTATGCTTCGAGTATCCTTTCTGGGATTGAGTTCTTATGTGTACTAGCTTCATTCTGACTGGGTAGTAATGCCAAGTTTGAATGACCTGCCTGGATTTTAGCCTTTATCATCTTATATGGTAATGCCAATTGTCGAAGTCCTTGAGTCTAAAATAGGCTTAGAGCAACAAAATGGAATTGTAGGAAACCTACTGATATCATTCTACCACTTTGATTTGGGTTATTTCTTTGTATCATTGAGTAAGTCAGCACATTCTTCTGCGAATCTAGCTTTGATTGTATGGATGAAAACTGCATTGTAGTTCTCGGTGTTAAAAAGGAGTGCAGaaagtattgaatttgttatcATCTGTTTAATGCGATCATTGTCTTTAGCTTAGTCGTATATTACTAACTAAGCTTTGATGACTGTGCGGCGTAGGTCAGAAAGAATTCCTAGGAGACATTGAGCATAAATAAATCTCACTTCTATTTGTAATGGACTatgttttcaaataaaataacaaaagacACATctacatgttttttttaatttttttaatcatatataatattGGATTGTCctacaaaggtaggggtaaggtctgtgaatatcctaccctccccagaccccacttgtgggatcacactgggtatgttgttgtatgtgTAAATATTGGATTAAGATGAGCTTAAATAGAGCAAAAATGAATAGTAAGGGTTCATATAGTTGCAACTTGCTTGTGATTGAAGTATTATTGTTGTACTCTTCTGATCACAACTAATTTGGCTGTCGTTCTATTTACCCAGAAAGGCCTGTAATGTACACAAAAAGATCACCTTGGGGGCATCCTATGCTTCCACATCAAGTAAGAGGCGGTCTGCTTATTCTCTCCCCCCTTCCCTTCCCAGAGTCAACTTTCGATAAATACTGAACATTTATCTTTTGTTTCCAGTTGATGTCACAAACAGGAGCTGAATCTTCTACTGGCCAGAAGGATTTTCTAAGCAAACTTCAGATGGCTATGCTCAATACACATGTCAATTTCGATGCCTAAATGCTACCCATCAAGTGGTCAAAAACTAAGTTAGGAGTTTCAGAATTATTTGCAATGCAATGTTAGATACCTGTTATCAGCCATCATCAATCCTGAGTAACTACTACGTATTTAACCTGTTGGAAAAAACTCTACTTGTGCATCATTTAGAAATTGTAATTCTGTACCTTTCCACAATTTTTCTGTTTTTATGTTATttacacttttaaaaaaaaagttatggtGGTGTTGGGGCCAGCTTGTGTGAACTTTTGACTATTTCACCAGGTATGTATTATCTCCGACTAGCACTAGAACAAACATCCAATAACTCTGCCCATCAAGTTTAGGCAGACAGCGAGTAATTGTCTAccgaatatttttttttagtctatGATAGAATTTTGAGCTCTGGTCTTCTATGGTTTTCGCTCACTTCATTGAAGTTAGGTAACGCTCACAGGCGTATGATGCACTAATAACATGAAGAGGGAAGAACCCTCTCCAACTGCGAAAACAGCGTTCAGAAATACAAACCAAAGTTGGCAAATTGTGGACAAATGGTACATTTTACTGTTATCAAGTGAAACTTAATATATCCAGTTAATTTTACATTAAACTGTCAAGGGAATGCATACACAAAAACCTCTTCTCCTCAGCTATAGGCTAAGATATATATTATAACTATCCCTCAGTCCCAGGTCGACGTTTTGAATTCCACCAACCATGATTCTCCATTTCATTTCATCTTGCACAGTAAAAATCTATAGCTTTTTGGCACTCTttatcatatacatatatattcagtAACTGGTATATTCGATCATAACTAACTTTTACAAAATATTGTCCAAATGACATGGATCAAATTGTTAGCTAAACCCCATTTTGAGGGAGATCTTTGTGGTCATTTATAGACATTGGTGATCCAAGAACTGAACCCTCATTTGAACGGGTAGAGCTATCTCTACCATACTTAtgtccctttttctttttcaccttCTCAGCCCATTCCATAAGACAAGCTTGAACATGATTATCGAACATCGATTTCTTATAATGACTCCCCATCTATAATTTCATGTAAAAACAATATTAGGAGAAGGACATTCAGGTTTAAGTTTCATCGATTGGTTCGAGTAAAAACTCACCTGTGTAACTAGAGCATAAAGTGGCAGTGTGCTATAGCTGCATAAAACTTGAATGATTACCCTGGAAAAGATGAAAACCACCTTCATATATGAACGTtataacaaagaaaagaaaaaggttcAATTGGATTCCTTTCGCTGAAAAATCacactgtatatataaggtTATAAATAGAGGAGGGAGTAGTGAACTCTACCCTATGACAAGCCGAGGAATCACAAAGACATATTTTCCCATAATGCAGGAGTGAAAGCCATATTGGAActataaaaagatagaaaaaaacatgaaattaggAAAGGAACATTGAAAAATTGTATTGAACACTGAATTAGAATGGTGTTACTTGATTAGTAACTTACCAAAATCCAGAAGAAAAATGCTATTTCAAAAGCATTTTGGAAGAGAATAAAATGTATCAAGAAGAGGATGATTTGAGGGTTATCGAACCAAAAGTGATTATCAGATGGTGTTACAACCAATTCACCTTCTATGGCTACATGTTTCTCAGCAATTTCATGAGCTAACTGTAGAATCACATGCTCCAACTTTGTTCCCACAGCAAGCAGAAGCTGAAATAAAACACACGAAAATGAAGAACGAAAAAAAAAGCCTAAATTGACAGCTATCACTACAAGTGATCGTTTCCAGAATGTTAGTTTACAGATTTGGAGACTGAAACAATGGAAACTACATAAGTGAAATTTATGATAGGGTTACTCacaataaaaggaaagaaagcaATCCAGAAATATGTATGCCAACCTGCACAAGCATAATGATGTATCAGCCTTcacatcacaataaacaaaagCATGAAGCAACAATAGCATTTTAGTAGGATGCTGATTTAAGTAGGCTCTAGCATGAAATCGTAGCAGTGTGGCAAGGTTAACAAGTCTAGCTATTTCAAGTTTGAGCTGGGATATACCGTTAATGTTAAGCAACAAGAAAAGTATTACGAATATCCAGAGATACCAACTGCAAAACAAACAAAAGCAAAAGAGCGAAAAGTTAATTTGAAGAACCAGCAGTGAGAAACAACATTCTCAGAAAATGTCTTAGAGCTTTAGCATCATCCTATCACTTGCCTGATACCAACAACTGTTCTAAAATCGTCTTCCAGTGCACGTATCATGTACCTGTGAAAATTGAATCTTGGATTTCCCCTGCAATGTGTCTACACAAGGAATATGCTTTTACTCTATTATGTATAAGCCAAGTAAAAATCACTACATAGTAAAACAAGAAGCCAGTCTCTATCTAACAACTATGGCAAATGAACATATTTACCATAATGAATCCTAAACGAAGCGCTCTGTAGTCTGATTCGTTGACAGAAGCATAAAATTGCTTGAAGAAAGAATGCTGCAAATTTTCACCAAAACACAgtaagttagttaattaatactaatacgAATTGGAGAAGAAGATGATCATATGAGTCCATCGCGAGTCATTTGAGAACATAATGTCAAAACAATCAGACAATAGAAGTTTTTTTGGCACATGTGGAAATACAAAGATGCCATATTGTTCGCGGAAAATGGGGAGGGGAAGTGCTTACCACCCAACCCAAAATGGCTGATTGTCTACCCATACCCTGAAATCGATTCCTGATGAAATCATGTTCATAGACATGAGTAACTGTTGGTTTCAGATGAGCTGCAAAATGGAACATCAATATTACTAGTAGCTTTACATTTCAACCATTTACTTAATTCCTTTCCTCTTTAGTCATACCATGTTCGGATTCATAATCATCTTTTACGATTGCATCCTCCCATTGCTTCCATTGACGTATCTAGGCCATTATTAGAAAGTTCACAAACAATGAATCAGCCTGAAAGACAAAGTAAAAGAAACTTAAGCAGAAAAGCTTAGTAACTGACCTTTGCTCCTCCAAATACAATAGTCAGAACAGAGAATGTCACATGCACAATAGCTaggacaaatataaaaacaTGAAGGTGATGCAACGCCTCAAGAGATAGTAACGGAACCTTATTCTGAAAAAACAACGAAAAGTATTAGTATATAAGAATTAAACACAAGAATATCACATAAACACCAATGTTTGAAGTCATATTGTctaatataaaaggaaaaaattgctaaatgaattttttaaagaCAAATACAGGGGGGGTGAGCCTAAGTTACTGGATTCTACCAAACTCGTAACTTGCAAACTAACAAGAAACAGATATAACAGAACATCGCCAAAGCAAAGTATATAGCTGGAAGTTAAGAGCAATGACTTAAGTACTTTATGATGGCAGTAACCCTCAGCAGTCATTGTTTCTTCGGCAAGCAAATGTCGTTGATGGTGAGGACCAGCATGATAGTGAACCGTCTGATTGTTAACATGAGGCTCTTCATGAGGCGGAGGTGGAGATGGAGTTGGAGATGAAAATGAAGTATGCTCCAACGGTAACGCGCAGGGAAGTAAGTGTGTTACAACACGAGGAGGCACACAAATTTCGACAATGCGACTTTGAAATACTGTTAACAGCAGGGAAATAAACCCCAACAGCATCAACTCTGCACATAATACACATTCACAAAATAGTTGTTCATATATAAATGCAACCTTACTCGATCAATGTTGTATATTTTCGAACCTTCTTTAACTTTCTGTAGGGCTTCATAGAGATGCTTTTGTTTCTTCCTCTTCAGACGCTGCACCAGTAGCAAAGCCAGAGATTTCGTTAAGAGTGTTCAAGGTTCAATACATAtgtatgaaaataattttgacctaTATACCTAATTAGTAAAGTATAATTTTCTGATGAAATATGTTTAACTGACCACCTTTCACTCTATGTTGCTAAGCTATGTATTAGTTGcatatataacaaaataatggAACTTGAGCAAACCAACGACCAATAATAACAATCACATTTCAAAGCCTAAACAAGTTCGGATCCGCTATATGAATATATTCGTTATACCGTTCCACTTGTAAACCATTTCATAACATGGAgaaatagaaaatgaaaaataaaaagatggaATCTTAGCCaaatgttgaaattcaaattaactgcaaagaaaagagagaaaacaaaGACATTATGTTTCATAAAGATCctgtttttattattgttattgttatatatatatatatatatatatatatatatatattgatttcttAACAATAGAGAGATTCAAACATGACAATAAAATGCAATAaactcttttaagaaaaaaacaccCGTGCACTAAGCTTCAACTATGCACATGGTCCAAGAAAGGACTAGACCACAAGTACAAACCTTACCCAGCATTTTTGCAAAAATCTTTTATATAACCATATTGCACATTCATAtgacaaataattataatatccgacaaattgttaattttttttagaatagaataaaaatataccTTCCCAGCATAATGGATGAGACGTTCAACAGCTAGAGAAATTGAAACAATGACGGTGCATACAGCAGCAACCACCCATGTTGGTGTAAATTCCAATGAACCTTCATCCTCTCCACCTCCatccatatattattttttctttattttaagtTCTGGTAAATTATTTCATGAAAgacaaatatgataattaattatatattaatgaaatgaaaCAGAGAAAAACGAATCACACCCACAATAAATTGGGGGAGTGATTATGTAATGATTGATGatcaagaaaagaaatgaagaatttggaagaaaattgccaaaaaagaagaagatatggtTATATTTTCCCACAACGTGGTTTGCATGAATGATGTTTGATGTGTTTTATTAATTTCGTTGTCATGAAATGATATTAATATGTGTCTCTCGTTTTATGAGGTTTATAAAGGTaggtattaatttaattttaaaaaattgcgATTGAAATATTATCACACCTATtacattttataatatttaagttACGTTTATAGTCTTTTTAGACCGTTCCAAAATAAATCACACACTTCAAATTGATCGtgtaaaaactattttttcaactCTTTTGATAAcgtgaaaaaaagaagaagctatgGATGTATAGTGGCCAAATTTGAATATGACTAACTTTAGgttttctatttcattcatAATGAGAAGCTTTTATAATTAGATACTAAATATTTGGATCGCACAAATTAAATACGTGTTTAAAATTACAAGTTTCAAAAAACTTGATTAGTACATTTTAACTTGTTTAGAATTGAAGCGAATGCATAATAAACTTTGATAACTAGTGAATTATATCATAAATTGAATAGTTTTTAGTCAACCTACAACAACTCTATTTCTTTATTCGAATTGGGGACCTAACGTAAACAAGCTCAACAGGTGGAGTTATTGAGTTAACAAGTTGCTGGCCCAAAAAGATTTTAGCTTGGATCCTTTAAAGGTGGGGTCATTTGCACTTTTCCCTGGTCATTAATTTATGTCCCTCGTAAGTCGTAAAAGCAAAATTTATATTTCTGCAAAGTACTCAAATTGGATTCTCAATGGTGCACCAAAAGGTAACAACG is part of the Solanum stenotomum isolate F172 chromosome 8, ASM1918654v1, whole genome shotgun sequence genome and encodes:
- the LOC125873106 gene encoding uncharacterized protein LOC125873106 produces the protein MPEHPSADSSATDNTVTVKRYAPPNQRNRSLGRRKSGGDRLERASSYASDGEKNQMSAAKSVSDAGVNRVNEYPPTKLIPLQGCCTSEAFQLLNDRWAAALNAHNNLSEDSRERPVMYTKRSPWGHPMLPHQLMSQTGAESSTGQKDFLSKLQMAMLNTHVNFDA
- the LOC125873105 gene encoding MLO-like protein 1, whose amino-acid sequence is MDGGGEDEGSLEFTPTWVVAAVCTVIVSISLAVERLIHYAGKRLKRKKQKHLYEALQKVKEELMLLGFISLLLTVFQSRIVEICVPPRVVTHLLPCALPLEHTSFSSPTPSPPPPHEEPHVNNQTVHYHAGPHHQRHLLAEETMTAEGYCHHKNKVPLLSLEALHHLHVFIFVLAIVHVTFSVLTIVFGGAKIRQWKQWEDAIVKDDYESEHAHLKPTVTHVYEHDFIRNRFQGMGRQSAILGWVHSFFKQFYASVNESDYRALRLGFIMTHCRGNPRFNFHRYMIRALEDDFRTVVGISWYLWIFVILFLLLNINGWHTYFWIAFFPFILLLAVGTKLEHVILQLAHEIAEKHVAIEGELVVTPSDNHFWFDNPQIILFLIHFILFQNAFEIAFFFWILFQYGFHSCIMGKYVFVIPRLVIGVIIQVLCSYSTLPLYALVTQMGSHYKKSMFDNHVQACLMEWAEKVKKKKGHKYGRDSSTRSNEGSVLGSPMSINDHKDLPQNGV